AACACAGCCCGCCTGCTAAAAGCAAGGGCACCGTGCGGTGCCCCGGTCCGGGACGTACCGGGCGGCACAGAAAAGCGGCGGCCCGGCACCTTCGCCGAACCGCCGCAAGGTGTTACGGGGAGGTGCAGGTTACTCGCCCGCGGTCCCGGCTGGCGAGCCCGAGGCCATGCCGCTGACAACGGGCTCGCTGAAGACGGTCATGCCGTCGGCGGTAACGGCGCGGAGGCGGAACGTCTGTTCCCCGTCGGCCACGTCCGCGGCGCGGAAGCGGTAGGTGTCGCGGTCCGGCGACCCTTGGACCATGCCGACCGTCGCCCAGGACGCGCCGCGCTGGTGCTCGATCATGAAGCGCTCGATCTCGGGCGCGCCGTCTGTCTTCCAGCTCAGGTCCACGGCGCGCTCGGCCGGGAAGGTCGTGAACGACGCGAGCGCGAGCGGCTCGGCGTGCTCCGGCCGCACGATGAAGAGGCCGCGCTGCATGTCGCTGATGAGCACCGTCCCGCTGTCGAAGTAGGGGAACGTGCTCCACGCACCGCCGAACTGCCCGCTGTCGTCCGTCGGGAAGGTGTCGAAGTAGGCCACCTCGTCGAGTTCAGCCTCGGCCACGTTCGTCGCATCCAGAACGCGGAGGCCGGAGCGGTAATTGGCCTCGTAGACCATCTCGCCGCGGATGTAGAGGTTGTGGTCGATCGCCGCCAGCTCGCTCATGTGGGTACCGATGAACTCCGGGGCGTCGAGGTCCGACACGTCGAAGATCAGCGAGCGCGTGTTGTGGCTGAAGCGCTGCTCGTCGAGTTCGTCGTTGGCGATGAAGTAGCGGTAGTCTTCCGTGAGCCAGCCCTGGTGCGTGTAGGCCGGGTTCGGATAGACCGCCTGCGAGAGCTCGACCGGGTTCTTGCGGTCGGTCACGTCGACGATCGTAACGGTGTCCTCGTTCGAGGCGAGGCAGATTTCGTGGCCGTCGTAGGGCGCGTCCGGGCCGTGGTAGACGACGCACTGCACATCGTGGGTGTAACCGTCGTCGCCGAAGCAGCCGGCGAAGGTGGGGCTCAGCGGCTCGGTCACGTCCACGAGGTGGAGGCCGCCGGAGCAGCCCTCGCTCTCCCGGTTGCCGACGATGATGGCGAGGCCGGTCAACTCGTTGAGCGCGATGTTGTGCACCTGCCCGACGCGGTCGTAGTGCGCGTCGGCGTCGAACTCGACCGGACCCTGGGTCGGGGCCACGTCGCGGAGGCGGGCCAGGTCGAAGACCTGCATGCCGTGCCCGTCGGCCTCGCTGACGATAAACGCGTAGTCGCCGTAAACCTTCATGTCGCGCCAGACAGTCGCCACCGTGTGAGTCGGTAGCTTGCCGAGGTAGACCGGCGTAGTCGGGTCGGAGATGTCCACGAAGGCCGTGCCGTCGGAGAGGCCCATGAGGGCGTACTCCTTGCCGGTGACCGAG
This genomic window from Bacteroidota bacterium contains:
- a CDS encoding choice-of-anchor B family protein; translated protein: MRYLFLLAAVCAAALPASAQLTACDDTGMAGDYPCSNVTLLSHVGLETMNAQAGNDVWGWTDSVTGKEYALMGLSDGTAFVDISDPTTPVYLGKLPTHTVATVWRDMKVYGDYAFIVSEADGHGMQVFDLARLRDVAPTQGPVEFDADAHYDRVGQVHNIALNELTGLAIIVGNRESEGCSGGLHLVDVTEPLSPTFAGCFGDDGYTHDVQCVVYHGPDAPYDGHEICLASNEDTVTIVDVTDRKNPVELSQAVYPNPAYTHQGWLTEDYRYFIANDELDEQRFSHNTRSLIFDVSDLDAPEFIGTHMSELAAIDHNLYIRGEMVYEANYRSGLRVLDATNVAEAELDEVAYFDTFPTDDSGQFGGAWSTFPYFDSGTVLISDMQRGLFIVRPEHAEPLALASFTTFPAERAVDLSWKTDGAPEIERFMIEHQRGASWATVGMVQGSPDRDTYRFRAADVADGEQTFRLRAVTADGMTVFSEPVVSGMASGSPAGTAGE